One Solanum lycopersicum chromosome 4, SLM_r2.1 DNA window includes the following coding sequences:
- the LOC101265224 gene encoding uncharacterized protein isoform X2 — protein sequence MDDRVVLDKGGTRKLPQWMFATSAADQVKEKAKTDKVDNNNTTEKEIVTQKQKNRRIKDKKETFTEESSTQLPICQTTKRSRRKLNLPNDYCNDESTSMGSECDSKQASGDGEVPMLRRQKQKTKNSKTERVAEMEESTTTASDRCGLRKRKCSRLKENSSEAGPSLRRQKQKTKNSWNENCADVEESTPNTDDEDLTVEDLMHMAEEYAGDADEDLTVEDLMSIAKEYVNENEQATSGKGKSGPTEDAISMSIGSLSEVDNQSLRRETNFDCISIQERTIEDASPKLNMSENPTQDMLDLFLGPLLKKTHEEKRVELVREEMSLAHDLNKKTQSNPSEVQPLMVKKKSSLKDKVSLFLD from the exons ATGGATGATCGGGTTGTTCTTGACAAGGGTGGAACAAGGAAGTTGCCTCAGTGGATGTTTGCTACATCTGCTGCTGATCAAGTAAAGGAAAAAGCCAAAACTGATAAAGTAGACAATAATAATACTACAGAGAAGGAGATTGTCACTCAGAAACAGAAAAATAGAAGGATTAAGGATAAAAAGGAAACATTCACTGAGGAGTCGTCCACTCAGCTTCCAATATGccaaacaacaaaaagaagcaGAAGAAAATTAAACCTACCAAATGATTATTGTAATGATGAAAGCACTTCAATGGGGAGTGAATGTGACAGCAAGCAAGCAAGTGGTGATGGAGAGGTTCCTATGTTGAGGAGACAGAAACAGAAAACGAAGAATTCCAAGACTGAGAGAGTTGCTGAGATGGAAGAGTCCACAACAACAGCAAGTGATAGATGCGGCTTAAGGAAGAGAAAATGCAGCAGATTGAAGGAAAATTCTAGTGAAGCTGGCCCTAGTTTAAGGAGGCAGAAACAGAAAACAAAGAATTCCTGGAATGAGAATTGTGCTGATGTTGAAGAGTCAACACCAAACACAGACGATGAGGATTTGACTGTTGAAGATCTAATGCACATGGCGGAAGAG TATGCTGGTGATGCTGATGAAGATTTGACCGTTGAAGATTTGATGAGCATTGCTAAGGAG TATGTTAATGAGAATGAGCAAGCTACATCAGGCAAAGGAAAAAGTGGTCCAACGGAGGATGCTATTTCCATGTCAATAGGCTCATTAAGTGAAGTTGACAATCAATCTTTGAGAAGAGAAACAAATTTTGATTGTATTTCAATTCAAGAGAGAACAATTGAAGATGCTTCTCCTAAGCTTAACATGTCCGAGAATCCGACCCAAGACATGTTAGATTTGTTTCTTGGTCCCCTATTGAAGAAAACTCACGAGGAGAAGAGAGTTGAACTGGTCAGAGAAGAAATGAGTTTAGCTCATGATCTGAACAAGAAAACCCAAAGTAATCCTTCTGAGGTTCAGCCACTTATGGTGAAGAAGAAAAGCAGTCTCAAGGACAAGGTATCACTATTTCTTGACTGA
- the LOC101265224 gene encoding uncharacterized protein isoform X3, translating into MDDRVVLDKGGTRKLPQWMFATSAADQVKEKAKTDKVDNNNTTEKEIVTQKQKNRRIKDKKETFTEESSTQLPICQTTKRSRRKLNLPNDYCNDESTSMGSECDSKQASGDGEVPMLRRQKQKTKNSKTERVAEMEESTTTASDRCGLRKRKCSRLKENSSEAGPSLRRQKQKTKNSWNENCADVEESTPNTDDEDLTVEDLMHMAEEYAGDADEDLTVEDLMSIAKEYVNENEQATSGKGKSGPTEDAISMSIGSLSEVDNQSLRRETNFDCISIQERTIEDASPKLNMSENPTQDMLDLFLGPLLKKTHEEKRVELVREEMSLAHDLNKKTQSNPSEVQPLMVKKKSSLKDKMQV; encoded by the exons ATGGATGATCGGGTTGTTCTTGACAAGGGTGGAACAAGGAAGTTGCCTCAGTGGATGTTTGCTACATCTGCTGCTGATCAAGTAAAGGAAAAAGCCAAAACTGATAAAGTAGACAATAATAATACTACAGAGAAGGAGATTGTCACTCAGAAACAGAAAAATAGAAGGATTAAGGATAAAAAGGAAACATTCACTGAGGAGTCGTCCACTCAGCTTCCAATATGccaaacaacaaaaagaagcaGAAGAAAATTAAACCTACCAAATGATTATTGTAATGATGAAAGCACTTCAATGGGGAGTGAATGTGACAGCAAGCAAGCAAGTGGTGATGGAGAGGTTCCTATGTTGAGGAGACAGAAACAGAAAACGAAGAATTCCAAGACTGAGAGAGTTGCTGAGATGGAAGAGTCCACAACAACAGCAAGTGATAGATGCGGCTTAAGGAAGAGAAAATGCAGCAGATTGAAGGAAAATTCTAGTGAAGCTGGCCCTAGTTTAAGGAGGCAGAAACAGAAAACAAAGAATTCCTGGAATGAGAATTGTGCTGATGTTGAAGAGTCAACACCAAACACAGACGATGAGGATTTGACTGTTGAAGATCTAATGCACATGGCGGAAGAG TATGCTGGTGATGCTGATGAAGATTTGACCGTTGAAGATTTGATGAGCATTGCTAAGGAG TATGTTAATGAGAATGAGCAAGCTACATCAGGCAAAGGAAAAAGTGGTCCAACGGAGGATGCTATTTCCATGTCAATAGGCTCATTAAGTGAAGTTGACAATCAATCTTTGAGAAGAGAAACAAATTTTGATTGTATTTCAATTCAAGAGAGAACAATTGAAGATGCTTCTCCTAAGCTTAACATGTCCGAGAATCCGACCCAAGACATGTTAGATTTGTTTCTTGGTCCCCTATTGAAGAAAACTCACGAGGAGAAGAGAGTTGAACTGGTCAGAGAAGAAATGAGTTTAGCTCATGATCTGAACAAGAAAACCCAAAGTAATCCTTCTGAGGTTCAGCCACTTATGGTGAAGAAGAAAAGCAGTCTCAAGGACAAG
- the LOC101265224 gene encoding uncharacterized protein isoform X1, which produces MDDRVVLDKGGTRKLPQWMFATSAADQVKEKAKTDKVDNNNTTEKEIVTQKQKNRRIKDKKETFTEESSTQLPICQTTKRSRRKLNLPNDYCNDESTSMGSECDSKQASGDGEVPMLRRQKQKTKNSKTERVAEMEESTTTASDRCGLRKRKCSRLKENSSEAGPSLRRQKQKTKNSWNENCADVEESTPNTDDEDLTVEDLMHMAEEYAGDADEDLTVEDLMSIAKEYVNENEQATSGKGKSGPTEDAISMSIGSLSEVDNQSLRRETNFDCISIQERTIEDASPKLNMSENPTQDMLDLFLGPLLKKTHEEKRVELVREEMSLAHDLNKKTQSNPSEVQPLMVKKKSSLKDKNFFSFLQMQV; this is translated from the exons ATGGATGATCGGGTTGTTCTTGACAAGGGTGGAACAAGGAAGTTGCCTCAGTGGATGTTTGCTACATCTGCTGCTGATCAAGTAAAGGAAAAAGCCAAAACTGATAAAGTAGACAATAATAATACTACAGAGAAGGAGATTGTCACTCAGAAACAGAAAAATAGAAGGATTAAGGATAAAAAGGAAACATTCACTGAGGAGTCGTCCACTCAGCTTCCAATATGccaaacaacaaaaagaagcaGAAGAAAATTAAACCTACCAAATGATTATTGTAATGATGAAAGCACTTCAATGGGGAGTGAATGTGACAGCAAGCAAGCAAGTGGTGATGGAGAGGTTCCTATGTTGAGGAGACAGAAACAGAAAACGAAGAATTCCAAGACTGAGAGAGTTGCTGAGATGGAAGAGTCCACAACAACAGCAAGTGATAGATGCGGCTTAAGGAAGAGAAAATGCAGCAGATTGAAGGAAAATTCTAGTGAAGCTGGCCCTAGTTTAAGGAGGCAGAAACAGAAAACAAAGAATTCCTGGAATGAGAATTGTGCTGATGTTGAAGAGTCAACACCAAACACAGACGATGAGGATTTGACTGTTGAAGATCTAATGCACATGGCGGAAGAG TATGCTGGTGATGCTGATGAAGATTTGACCGTTGAAGATTTGATGAGCATTGCTAAGGAG TATGTTAATGAGAATGAGCAAGCTACATCAGGCAAAGGAAAAAGTGGTCCAACGGAGGATGCTATTTCCATGTCAATAGGCTCATTAAGTGAAGTTGACAATCAATCTTTGAGAAGAGAAACAAATTTTGATTGTATTTCAATTCAAGAGAGAACAATTGAAGATGCTTCTCCTAAGCTTAACATGTCCGAGAATCCGACCCAAGACATGTTAGATTTGTTTCTTGGTCCCCTATTGAAGAAAACTCACGAGGAGAAGAGAGTTGAACTGGTCAGAGAAGAAATGAGTTTAGCTCATGATCTGAACAAGAAAACCCAAAGTAATCCTTCTGAGGTTCAGCCACTTATGGTGAAGAAGAAAAGCAGTCTCAAGGACAAG